From a region of the Deinococcus aestuarii genome:
- the ilvD gene encoding dihydroxy-acid dehydratase has protein sequence MTDTATKRKLNWNSHHVTQGDERAPNRAMLRAVGFGDGDFEKAIIGVAHAQSNITPCNNGLGELAGHITDAIREGGAMPQVYGTITVSDGISMGTEGMKCSLVSREVIADSIETVSRGQSHDGVIVVGGCDKNMPGAMIGIARLNIPAVFVYGGTIKPGHYDGKDLTIVSVFEAVGAFGAGKISREDFEQIEKRACPGNGSCGGMYTANTMSSAFEAMGMSLPYSSTMSAVDAEKATSSADSARALIKLIEQDIRPRDILTKQAFENAITVVMAVGGSTNAVLHLMAIAHACDIDLSLEDFERIRERTPVFCDLKPSGRYVATDLHEVGGIPRVMKMLLKAGLLHGDCLTVTGKTVAENLADEPETPDAGQDVIHPFDQPIYQQGHLAILRGNLAPQGSVAKISGLKSIKITGPARVFDSEEECMAAIMGDQIRAGDVLVIRYEGPKGGPGMREMLSPTSAIIGKGLGDSVGLITDGRFSGGTFGLVVGHVAPEAFVGGPIALVQEGDTIELNAETLQLNLHVDEEELERRRAVWVAPEPRYKRGVLAKYARLVSSAAVGAYTD, from the coding sequence ATGACGGACACCGCGACCAAGAGGAAGCTCAACTGGAACAGCCACCACGTCACGCAGGGGGACGAGCGCGCGCCCAACCGGGCGATGCTGCGCGCGGTGGGCTTCGGGGACGGCGACTTCGAGAAGGCGATCATCGGCGTGGCGCACGCGCAGAGCAACATCACGCCGTGCAACAACGGGTTGGGTGAGCTGGCGGGCCATATCACCGACGCGATCCGCGAGGGCGGGGCGATGCCCCAGGTGTACGGCACCATCACCGTGTCCGACGGCATCAGCATGGGCACCGAGGGGATGAAGTGCTCGCTGGTCAGCCGCGAGGTGATCGCCGACTCCATCGAGACCGTCAGCCGGGGCCAGTCTCATGACGGCGTGATCGTGGTCGGCGGCTGCGACAAGAACATGCCCGGCGCGATGATCGGCATCGCCCGCCTCAACATCCCCGCCGTCTTCGTCTACGGCGGCACCATCAAGCCCGGTCACTACGACGGCAAGGACCTTACCATCGTGTCCGTCTTCGAGGCGGTCGGCGCTTTCGGCGCGGGCAAGATCAGCCGCGAGGACTTCGAGCAGATCGAGAAACGGGCCTGCCCCGGCAACGGCTCGTGTGGCGGCATGTACACGGCGAACACGATGAGCAGCGCCTTCGAGGCGATGGGGATGAGCCTGCCGTACTCCTCCACGATGAGCGCGGTGGACGCGGAGAAGGCGACGAGCAGCGCCGACAGCGCCCGCGCGTTGATCAAACTGATTGAGCAGGACATCCGCCCGCGTGACATCCTGACGAAGCAGGCCTTCGAGAACGCGATCACCGTCGTCATGGCCGTTGGCGGCTCCACGAACGCCGTACTGCACCTGATGGCGATTGCCCACGCCTGCGACATCGACCTGAGCCTGGAGGACTTCGAGCGCATCCGCGAGCGCACGCCAGTCTTCTGCGACCTCAAGCCCAGCGGGCGGTACGTGGCGACCGACCTGCACGAGGTGGGCGGCATCCCGCGCGTGATGAAGATGCTGCTGAAAGCCGGGCTGCTCCACGGCGACTGCCTCACGGTCACGGGCAAGACGGTCGCCGAGAACCTGGCGGACGAGCCGGAGACCCCCGACGCCGGGCAGGACGTGATTCACCCCTTCGACCAGCCGATCTACCAGCAGGGGCACCTCGCCATCCTGCGCGGGAACCTCGCGCCGCAGGGATCGGTCGCCAAGATCAGCGGCCTGAAGAGCATCAAGATCACTGGCCCGGCGCGCGTCTTCGACTCGGAGGAGGAGTGCATGGCGGCGATCATGGGCGACCAGATCAGGGCCGGGGACGTGCTCGTCATCCGCTACGAGGGCCCCAAGGGCGGCCCGGGAATGCGCGAGATGCTCTCCCCCACCAGCGCGATCATCGGCAAGGGGCTGGGCGACTCGGTGGGATTGATCACCGACGGGCGCTTCTCGGGTGGCACCTTCGGGCTGGTCGTGGGCCACGTCGCCCCTGAGGCGTTCGTGGGCGGCCCCATCGCGCTCGTGCAGGAGGGCGACACCATCGAGCTGAACGCCGAGACGCTGCAACTCAACCTGCACGTGGACGAGGAGGAGCTGGAGCGGCGGCGGGCGGTGTGGGTGGCGCCGGAGCCTCGGTACAAGCGCGGCGTGCTGGCGAAGTACGCGAGGCTGGTGAGCAGCGCGGCGGTGGGGGCGTACACGGACTGA